Sequence from the Streptomyces sp. NBC_00358 genome:
TCGTGCTCCCAGCACCTCGTGCGTCTCGGACTCGCGGCCCGGTTCGCGGACCGCTCGGTCGACCAGTTCGGCGAGGTCGCGGCCGGAGGGCAGCTCGATGTGGACGGTGCTCAGCCGGGGCCGCAGCAGCCGGCCGAGCACGAGATCGTCGGCGCCGACGACGGCGGTCCCGTCCGGGACGGCGATCCCCTCGTCCTGCAGGGCGCGCATCAGGAGCATCGCGTACTCGTCGTTGTAGGCGAAGACGGCGTCCAGGCCCAGCGCACGCCAGCGCGCCGCGAGCCGGGCGGCGGCCTCCTCCTCGTACGCCAGGGGCAGCTCGGTGACCGTCGCGTCCGCACCCTGCAGGGCCCGCCGCACGCCGTCGAGGCGGGGCCGGGCGAAGATCTCCAGGCCGCTCTCCTCGGGCATCACCACGCCGACCCGGCGGCGGCCCCGGGACAGCAGATGGACACCCGCGCAGTGGCCGACCCTGCCGTGGTCCATGAGCAGCGCGTGGGCGCCCTCGACCCGTTCGGGGCCGAGCGTGACCACGGCGCGGGCGCCGGCCCGCTTGAGGACCGCGACGCCCTGCGGGCCGAGCCCGCTGCCGGGCACGAGGACCGCGACCGGCCGCAGCTCGGCCCAGGCGCGGGCGGCCTCGTCGCCGCGCAGTCCGACGCTGCCGTACTGCACGACGGTGTAGTCGAGGCGGCCGAGCGCCGACTGGAGCTCGGCGAAGAACCGGTGGTACAGGGGACCCACGGGCACGCTCGGGGCGGGCATCAGGACCATGCGGCTGTGTCCGGCGCGCAGACTGCGGGCGGCCGCGTGCGGGACGTACCCGAGTTCCTCGGCGGCCTCGCGGACCCGGAGCCGGGTGGGTTCACTGATCCGGACGGCGCTGGTGTTGTTCAGGACGTACGAGACGGTCGCGCGCGAGACTCCCGCGAGGCGTGCCACATCGGCACTGGTCGGCACGGGTCGTTGTGCGGGCGCCGGGTGGGCGGACTGCTTCGGTATCTGCACCATGACGTACCGCATCCTTCCAGGGGCCCGAACGGCGCCGTGTGCCGGGGCCGTCCGGCGGGCCGCCCGGAACATGGAACTGCCGCTTCCGCAAAGGAGGTTGAGGGCCCTGTACCGGTGGGCCGACCCAGAGGTTACCGTTCGGTAGACAACCTGCTTCGGAGGTGACCCGGATGGCTCCCGACCGTGCCCCAGGACTGACGGAGAGCGTGCGTGCGCTGGCCGCGGGCGAGGTGAGTTCGCGCGAGCTGGTCGAGCGGACGCTCGCCCGGATCGAGGCGGCCCGGCCCACCGTGAACGCCTTCCGGCTGGTGCGCGCCGAGGCGGCCCTCGCGGAGGCCGACGCGGCGGACCGGGAACTGGCGGCGGGCCGGCGGCTGCCGCTGCTCGGGGTGCCGCTGGCGGTCAAGGACGACATGGACGTGGCGGGCGAGCCGACCGCGTTCGGCTGCCCGGGCGACTTCCCGCCGGTGGCCGAGGACGGCGAGGCGGTACGCCGGCTGCGCGCGGCCGGTGCGGTCGTCATCGGCAAGACCAACACCTGCGAGCTGGGCCAGTGGCCCTTCACCGAGGGCCCGGCCTTCGGCGCGACCCGCAATCCCTGGCACCACGGGCACACTCCGGGCGGCTCGTCGGGGGGCTCCGCCGCCGCCGTGGCCGCGGGTCTGGTCCCCGCCGCGCTGGGCTCGGACGGCGCGGGCTCCGTGCGCATCCCGGCCGCCTGGACCCACTTGATCGGCATCAAGCCGCAGCGCGGCCGGATCTCGACCTGGCCGCGCCCGGAGTCCTTCCACGGCATCACGGTCAACGGCACGCTCGCCCGCACGGTCGCGGACGCGGCGCTGCTGCTGGACGCG
This genomic interval carries:
- a CDS encoding LacI family DNA-binding transcriptional regulator; protein product: MVQIPKQSAHPAPAQRPVPTSADVARLAGVSRATVSYVLNNTSAVRISEPTRLRVREAAEELGYVPHAAARSLRAGHSRMVLMPAPSVPVGPLYHRFFAELQSALGRLDYTVVQYGSVGLRGDEAARAWAELRPVAVLVPGSGLGPQGVAVLKRAGARAVVTLGPERVEGAHALLMDHGRVGHCAGVHLLSRGRRRVGVVMPEESGLEIFARPRLDGVRRALQGADATVTELPLAYEEEAAARLAARWRALGLDAVFAYNDEYAMLLMRALQDEGIAVPDGTAVVGADDLVLGRLLRPRLSTVHIELPSGRDLAELVDRAVREPGRESETHEVLGARVVHRASS